A window of Gammaproteobacteria bacterium contains these coding sequences:
- a CDS encoding response regulator transcription factor: MRVLLADDSPSFTSAAIRFLSLIPECEVVGRARTGREAIEQVNRLHPDLVLMDVRMPEMDGLEATQRIKRGIEPPQVIVMTLHNHVAYRRRAEQAGADGFVGKEEFGTASLELLTDFDNRGGKPS, translated from the coding sequence ATGCGTGTTTTGTTGGCAGATGACAGTCCGAGTTTTACCTCGGCGGCGATTCGGTTTCTATCGTTGATACCCGAGTGTGAAGTGGTGGGTCGGGCCCGGACGGGGCGCGAGGCGATTGAGCAAGTTAACCGCCTGCATCCGGATCTGGTGCTGATGGACGTTCGGATGCCGGAGATGGACGGACTGGAGGCGACGCAGCGGATCAAGCGTGGAATCGAGCCGCCGCAAGTCATCGTCATGACGCTGCATAACCATGTAGCCTATCGGCGTCGGGCGGAACAAGCAGGTGCCGATGGGTTTGTGGGCAAGGAAGAGTTCGGTACGGCATCGCTTGAATTGCTTACCGATTTTGACAACAGGGGAGGAAAGCCAAGTTGA
- a CDS encoding TonB-dependent receptor: protein MREALASSMTLLTYCRSALLGMLGLGLVLTATPSAAEGLDIKRLTLEQLMEISVVTPSRRAESYQSSPSALYVLTGDDIQRAHVTSLPEALRLIPGVQVARLDASKWSVSIRGFGSRTANKLLVLFDGRSVYDPLFSGVFWESRDVMLEDVERIEVIRGPGGALWQTNAVNGVINIITKRASDTQGTLWTAGAGTEERAFGAVRYGWQPQSDQYARVYAKTTERDTGAAASGAHDDMRLVRTGYRWDWVADARDDMQVSGDFYNGDFGEADAATGQVQDVNHQGANLLARWQRKLSATENFRLQFFYDYFEFDNLQLGETRNTYDFEFQHGLTPLPDHQLVWGFGHRRTRDDIRNGPVISIDPSARADVTTNLFVQDTIALVPDRWQLTLGTKVERNNYSGSEWQPNVRLAWTVNANQTAWAAASRAVRVPSRLERDLVFAGSRLGDDFDPERVYAYELGFRHLLSPRIWYDVAAFYNDYRALLTLEQDFMFENRMNGHTYGVELATRWQLTPAWRLDAGYTYLRMNLEVDADSIDVTRPEIMEGSDPQQQITLRSAYDYSRTWQFDATLYHCDELPTFDVPAYTKLDVGVTWLMRPRWQVSLVGQDLLDSHHPESAGTSTTEVQRGFYGKLRVEF, encoded by the coding sequence GTGCGTGAAGCGCTGGCCTCGTCAATGACGTTACTCACTTATTGCCGCTCGGCATTGCTCGGGATGCTGGGGTTGGGCCTAGTGCTGACAGCGACGCCGTCGGCGGCGGAAGGGCTCGATATCAAGCGTCTGACGCTTGAGCAGCTCATGGAGATCAGCGTCGTCACGCCGTCGCGCCGGGCGGAGTCGTATCAGTCATCGCCATCGGCGTTGTACGTGTTGACCGGTGATGACATACAACGCGCGCACGTGACGTCGTTGCCCGAAGCATTGCGGCTGATTCCCGGTGTGCAGGTAGCACGCCTCGACGCCAGCAAATGGTCTGTCAGTATTCGCGGTTTCGGTTCGCGTACCGCCAACAAGTTGTTGGTGCTATTCGACGGTCGCTCGGTGTACGACCCACTTTTTTCCGGTGTGTTCTGGGAATCGCGCGACGTGATGCTCGAAGACGTCGAACGCATTGAGGTTATTCGTGGCCCGGGCGGCGCATTGTGGCAAACGAACGCCGTCAATGGTGTGATCAACATCATTACCAAGCGGGCCAGCGATACCCAGGGAACGTTGTGGACCGCCGGCGCGGGTACGGAGGAGCGCGCGTTCGGCGCCGTGCGTTATGGCTGGCAACCGCAATCGGATCAATACGCACGCGTGTATGCAAAGACCACCGAGCGCGACACCGGTGCGGCGGCGAGTGGGGCGCACGATGATATGCGGCTTGTGCGCACCGGTTATCGTTGGGATTGGGTCGCCGATGCGCGTGACGACATGCAAGTGTCGGGCGATTTTTACAATGGCGACTTCGGCGAAGCGGATGCCGCCACGGGTCAGGTGCAGGATGTCAATCATCAGGGCGCCAACTTGCTCGCTCGTTGGCAACGAAAATTATCGGCGACCGAAAATTTTCGCCTGCAATTTTTTTACGATTACTTCGAGTTCGACAATCTGCAGCTTGGCGAGACGCGCAATACCTACGACTTCGAATTTCAGCACGGCCTGACGCCGTTGCCGGACCATCAACTGGTCTGGGGCTTCGGTCATCGGCGTACGCGCGACGATATTCGCAATGGTCCAGTGATCAGCATCGATCCGAGTGCGCGTGCCGATGTAACGACCAATCTATTCGTGCAGGACACGATCGCGCTGGTGCCGGACCGTTGGCAGCTCACGCTCGGCACTAAAGTCGAACGAAATAATTATTCCGGCAGCGAGTGGCAACCGAATGTGCGGCTAGCGTGGACCGTCAATGCCAATCAAACGGCATGGGCGGCAGCGTCGCGCGCCGTGCGGGTGCCGTCGCGTTTGGAGCGCGATTTGGTATTCGCTGGCAGTCGATTGGGCGACGACTTCGATCCGGAACGGGTCTACGCTTACGAGCTTGGTTTCCGGCATTTGTTGTCGCCGCGGATTTGGTATGACGTCGCCGCTTTTTATAACGACTATCGTGCATTGCTGACGCTCGAGCAGGATTTCATGTTCGAGAACCGCATGAACGGCCATACCTACGGTGTCGAGCTGGCGACCCGCTGGCAGTTGACGCCGGCGTGGCGTCTGGATGCTGGCTACACCTATCTCAGAATGAATCTCGAGGTCGACGCCGACAGCATCGACGTCACGCGGCCGGAGATCATGGAAGGTTCCGACCCGCAGCAGCAGATTACGCTGCGCTCAGCCTACGACTACTCGCGCACTTGGCAATTCGACGCGACCTTGTATCACTGCGATGAATTACCAACGTTCGATGTACCGGCTTATACGAAAC